A section of the Oncorhynchus tshawytscha isolate Ot180627B linkage group LG09, Otsh_v2.0, whole genome shotgun sequence genome encodes:
- the LOC112257871 gene encoding flotillin-2a isoform X5, which translates to MGNCHTVGPNEALVVSGGCCGSDGKTYVVGGWSWAWWLITDIQRITLEIMTLQPKCEDVETAEGVAITVTGVAQVKVMVDNELLGYACEQFLGKSVIEIKSVILQTLEGHLRSILGTLTVEQIYQDRDRFAALVREVAAPDVGRMGIEILSFTIKDVYDKVEYLSSLGKSQTAAVQRDADIGVAEAERDAGIREADCKKEMMDVKFQADTKMADSKRGLEMQKAAFNQEVNTKKAEAQLAYELQAAKEQQKIRLEEIEIEVVQRKKQITIEEKEIDRTEKELIATVKRPAEAEAYKMQQLAEGQKMKKVLTAQAEAEKIRRIGEAEAGSIEAIGKAEAEKMRLKAEAYQHYGDAAKTALVLEALPKIAAKVAAPLARTNEIVILSGDGGRVTGEVNRLLAELPVSVNALTGVDLMKIPLLQKMINPQA; encoded by the exons GATAACCCTTGAGATTATGACCCTGCAGCCCAAGTGTGAGGATGTAGAGACAGCGGAGGGTGTAGCTATTACTGTCACTGGGGTGGCACAG GTGAAGGTGATGGTAGACAATGAGCTGCTGGGCTATGCCTGTGAACAGTTCCTGGGGAAATCTGTGATCGAGATAAAGAGTGTCATTCTGCAGACCCTGGAGGGTCATCTACGCTCTATCCTTG GTACTCTGACGGTAGAGCAGATCTACCAAGACAGAGACAGGTTTGCTGCTCTTGTGCGGGAGGTGGCAGCGCCTGATGTGGGCCGCATGGGCATCGAGATCCTCAGCTTCACCATCAAG GATGTATATGATAAAGTGGAGTACCTGAGTTCCCTGGGGAAGAGTCAGACGGCCGCAGTACAGAGAGATGCCGATATTGGAGTGgccgaggcagagagagacgcgGGAATCAGG GAAGCAGATTGTAAGAAAGAGATGATGGACGTCAAGTTCCAAGCAGACACCAAGATGGCCGATTCAAAACGAGGGCTGGAGATGCAGAAGGCTGCTTTCAATCAAGAAGTCAACACGAAG AAAGCAGAAGCCCAGCTGGCCTACGAGCTGCAGGCTGCCAAGGAGCAGCAGAAGATCCGTTTGGAGGAGATCGAGATCGAGGTGGTTCAGAGGAAGAAGCAGATCACCATCGAGGAGAAGGAGATTGACCGCACAGAAAAGGAGCTCATCGCCACAGTCAAGAGGCCGGCTGAGGCTGAGGCCTACAAGATGCAGCAGCTGGCCGAGGGACAGAA GATGAAGAAGGTGCTGACTGCCCAGGCAGAGGCAGAGAAGATCCGTCGTATCGGTGAGGCAGAGGCCGGTTCCATAGAGGCTATAGGGAAGGCTGAGGCTGAGAAGATGAGGCTGAAGGCTGAGGCCTACCAGCATTATGGAGATGCTGCAAAGACTGCTCTCGTCCTAGAGGCCCTGCCTAAG ATTGCTGCCAAGGTTGCGGCACCCCTGGCCCGGACCAATGAGATCGTCATCCTGAGCGGGGACGGTGGCCGTGTGACCGGCGAGGTGAACCGCCTATTAGCTGAGCTCCCTGTGTCCGTCAACGCACTCACAGGGGTGGACCTGATgaag ATCCCTTTGCTTCAGAAGATGATCAACCCTCAAGCATAA
- the LOC112257871 gene encoding flotillin-2a isoform X7: MTLQPKCEDVETAEGVAITVTGVAQVKHLPTVPHLPSENGLECLFQLKVKVMVDNELLGYACEQFLGKSVIEIKSVILQTLEGHLRSILGTLTVEQIYQDRDRFAALVREVAAPDVGRMGIEILSFTIKDVYDKVEYLSSLGKSQTAAVQRDADIGVAEAERDAGIREADCKKEMMDVKFQADTKMADSKRGLEMQKAAFNQEVNTKKAEAQLAYELQAAKEQQKIRLEEIEIEVVQRKKQITIEEKEIDRTEKELIATVKRPAEAEAYKMQQLAEGQKMKKVLTAQAEAEKIRRIGEAEAGSIEAIGKAEAEKMRLKAEAYQHYGDAAKTALVLEALPKIAAKVAAPLARTNEIVILSGDGGRVTGEVNRLLAELPVSVNALTGVDLMKIPLLQKMINPQA; encoded by the exons ATGACCCTGCAGCCCAAGTGTGAGGATGTAGAGACAGCGGAGGGTGTAGCTATTACTGTCACTGGGGTGGCACAGGTAAAGCACCTACCTACTGTACCACACCTACCTTCTGAGAATGGACTGGAATGCCTCTTTCAGCTCAAG GTGAAGGTGATGGTAGACAATGAGCTGCTGGGCTATGCCTGTGAACAGTTCCTGGGGAAATCTGTGATCGAGATAAAGAGTGTCATTCTGCAGACCCTGGAGGGTCATCTACGCTCTATCCTTG GTACTCTGACGGTAGAGCAGATCTACCAAGACAGAGACAGGTTTGCTGCTCTTGTGCGGGAGGTGGCAGCGCCTGATGTGGGCCGCATGGGCATCGAGATCCTCAGCTTCACCATCAAG GATGTATATGATAAAGTGGAGTACCTGAGTTCCCTGGGGAAGAGTCAGACGGCCGCAGTACAGAGAGATGCCGATATTGGAGTGgccgaggcagagagagacgcgGGAATCAGG GAAGCAGATTGTAAGAAAGAGATGATGGACGTCAAGTTCCAAGCAGACACCAAGATGGCCGATTCAAAACGAGGGCTGGAGATGCAGAAGGCTGCTTTCAATCAAGAAGTCAACACGAAG AAAGCAGAAGCCCAGCTGGCCTACGAGCTGCAGGCTGCCAAGGAGCAGCAGAAGATCCGTTTGGAGGAGATCGAGATCGAGGTGGTTCAGAGGAAGAAGCAGATCACCATCGAGGAGAAGGAGATTGACCGCACAGAAAAGGAGCTCATCGCCACAGTCAAGAGGCCGGCTGAGGCTGAGGCCTACAAGATGCAGCAGCTGGCCGAGGGACAGAA GATGAAGAAGGTGCTGACTGCCCAGGCAGAGGCAGAGAAGATCCGTCGTATCGGTGAGGCAGAGGCCGGTTCCATAGAGGCTATAGGGAAGGCTGAGGCTGAGAAGATGAGGCTGAAGGCTGAGGCCTACCAGCATTATGGAGATGCTGCAAAGACTGCTCTCGTCCTAGAGGCCCTGCCTAAG ATTGCTGCCAAGGTTGCGGCACCCCTGGCCCGGACCAATGAGATCGTCATCCTGAGCGGGGACGGTGGCCGTGTGACCGGCGAGGTGAACCGCCTATTAGCTGAGCTCCCTGTGTCCGTCAACGCACTCACAGGGGTGGACCTGATgaag ATCCCTTTGCTTCAGAAGATGATCAACCCTCAAGCATAA
- the LOC112257871 gene encoding flotillin-2a isoform X8, giving the protein MTLQPKCEDVETAEGVAITVTGVAQVKVMVDNELLGYACEQFLGKSVIEIKSVILQTLEGHLRSILGTLTVEQIYQDRDRFAALVREVAAPDVGRMGIEILSFTIKDVYDKVEYLSSLGKSQTAAVQRDADIGVAEAERDAGIREADCKKEMMDVKFQADTKMADSKRGLEMQKAAFNQEVNTKKAEAQLAYELQAAKEQQKIRLEEIEIEVVQRKKQITIEEKEIDRTEKELIATVKRPAEAEAYKMQQLAEGQKMKKVLTAQAEAEKIRRIGEAEAGSIEAIGKAEAEKMRLKAEAYQHYGDAAKTALVLEALPKIAAKVAAPLARTNEIVILSGDGGRVTGEVNRLLAELPVSVNALTGVDLMKIPLLQKMINPQA; this is encoded by the exons ATGACCCTGCAGCCCAAGTGTGAGGATGTAGAGACAGCGGAGGGTGTAGCTATTACTGTCACTGGGGTGGCACAG GTGAAGGTGATGGTAGACAATGAGCTGCTGGGCTATGCCTGTGAACAGTTCCTGGGGAAATCTGTGATCGAGATAAAGAGTGTCATTCTGCAGACCCTGGAGGGTCATCTACGCTCTATCCTTG GTACTCTGACGGTAGAGCAGATCTACCAAGACAGAGACAGGTTTGCTGCTCTTGTGCGGGAGGTGGCAGCGCCTGATGTGGGCCGCATGGGCATCGAGATCCTCAGCTTCACCATCAAG GATGTATATGATAAAGTGGAGTACCTGAGTTCCCTGGGGAAGAGTCAGACGGCCGCAGTACAGAGAGATGCCGATATTGGAGTGgccgaggcagagagagacgcgGGAATCAGG GAAGCAGATTGTAAGAAAGAGATGATGGACGTCAAGTTCCAAGCAGACACCAAGATGGCCGATTCAAAACGAGGGCTGGAGATGCAGAAGGCTGCTTTCAATCAAGAAGTCAACACGAAG AAAGCAGAAGCCCAGCTGGCCTACGAGCTGCAGGCTGCCAAGGAGCAGCAGAAGATCCGTTTGGAGGAGATCGAGATCGAGGTGGTTCAGAGGAAGAAGCAGATCACCATCGAGGAGAAGGAGATTGACCGCACAGAAAAGGAGCTCATCGCCACAGTCAAGAGGCCGGCTGAGGCTGAGGCCTACAAGATGCAGCAGCTGGCCGAGGGACAGAA GATGAAGAAGGTGCTGACTGCCCAGGCAGAGGCAGAGAAGATCCGTCGTATCGGTGAGGCAGAGGCCGGTTCCATAGAGGCTATAGGGAAGGCTGAGGCTGAGAAGATGAGGCTGAAGGCTGAGGCCTACCAGCATTATGGAGATGCTGCAAAGACTGCTCTCGTCCTAGAGGCCCTGCCTAAG ATTGCTGCCAAGGTTGCGGCACCCCTGGCCCGGACCAATGAGATCGTCATCCTGAGCGGGGACGGTGGCCGTGTGACCGGCGAGGTGAACCGCCTATTAGCTGAGCTCCCTGTGTCCGTCAACGCACTCACAGGGGTGGACCTGATgaag ATCCCTTTGCTTCAGAAGATGATCAACCCTCAAGCATAA
- the LOC112257871 gene encoding flotillin-2a isoform X6 codes for MGNCHTVGPNEALVVSGGCCGSDGKTYVVGGWSWAWWLITDIQRMSLEIMTILCRCENIETLEGVPLDVTGVAQVKVMVDNELLGYACEQFLGKSVIEIKSVILQTLEGHLRSILGTLTVEQIYQDRDRFAALVREVAAPDVGRMGIEILSFTIKDVYDKVEYLSSLGKSQTAAVQRDADIGVAEAERDAGIREADCKKEMMDVKFQADTKMADSKRGLEMQKAAFNQEVNTKKAEAQLAYELQAAKEQQKIRLEEIEIEVVQRKKQITIEEKEIDRTEKELIATVKRPAEAEAYKMQQLAEGQKMKKVLTAQAEAEKIRRIGEAEAGSIEAIGKAEAEKMRLKAEAYQHYGDAAKTALVLEALPKIAAKVAAPLARTNEIVILSGDGGRVTGEVNRLLAELPVSVNALTGVDLMKIPLLQKMINPQA; via the exons GATGTCTCTGGAGATAATGACCATCCTCTGTCGCTGTGAGAATATCGAAACCTTGGAGGGTGTCCCCCTGGATGTGACAGGGGTGGCTCAG GTGAAGGTGATGGTAGACAATGAGCTGCTGGGCTATGCCTGTGAACAGTTCCTGGGGAAATCTGTGATCGAGATAAAGAGTGTCATTCTGCAGACCCTGGAGGGTCATCTACGCTCTATCCTTG GTACTCTGACGGTAGAGCAGATCTACCAAGACAGAGACAGGTTTGCTGCTCTTGTGCGGGAGGTGGCAGCGCCTGATGTGGGCCGCATGGGCATCGAGATCCTCAGCTTCACCATCAAG GATGTATATGATAAAGTGGAGTACCTGAGTTCCCTGGGGAAGAGTCAGACGGCCGCAGTACAGAGAGATGCCGATATTGGAGTGgccgaggcagagagagacgcgGGAATCAGG GAAGCAGATTGTAAGAAAGAGATGATGGACGTCAAGTTCCAAGCAGACACCAAGATGGCCGATTCAAAACGAGGGCTGGAGATGCAGAAGGCTGCTTTCAATCAAGAAGTCAACACGAAG AAAGCAGAAGCCCAGCTGGCCTACGAGCTGCAGGCTGCCAAGGAGCAGCAGAAGATCCGTTTGGAGGAGATCGAGATCGAGGTGGTTCAGAGGAAGAAGCAGATCACCATCGAGGAGAAGGAGATTGACCGCACAGAAAAGGAGCTCATCGCCACAGTCAAGAGGCCGGCTGAGGCTGAGGCCTACAAGATGCAGCAGCTGGCCGAGGGACAGAA GATGAAGAAGGTGCTGACTGCCCAGGCAGAGGCAGAGAAGATCCGTCGTATCGGTGAGGCAGAGGCCGGTTCCATAGAGGCTATAGGGAAGGCTGAGGCTGAGAAGATGAGGCTGAAGGCTGAGGCCTACCAGCATTATGGAGATGCTGCAAAGACTGCTCTCGTCCTAGAGGCCCTGCCTAAG ATTGCTGCCAAGGTTGCGGCACCCCTGGCCCGGACCAATGAGATCGTCATCCTGAGCGGGGACGGTGGCCGTGTGACCGGCGAGGTGAACCGCCTATTAGCTGAGCTCCCTGTGTCCGTCAACGCACTCACAGGGGTGGACCTGATgaag ATCCCTTTGCTTCAGAAGATGATCAACCCTCAAGCATAA
- the LOC112257871 gene encoding flotillin-2a isoform X2, giving the protein MGNCHTVGPNEALVVSGGCCGSDGKTYVVGGWSWAWWLITDIQRITLEIMTLQPKCEDVETAEGVAITVTGVAQVKHLPTVPHLPSENGLECLFQLKVKVMVDNELLGYACEQFLGKSVIEIKSVILQTLEGHLRSILGTLTVEQIYQDRDRFAALVREVAAPDVGRMGIEILSFTIKDVYDKVEYLSSLGKSQTAAVQRDADIGVAEAERDAGIREADCKKEMMDVKFQADTKMADSKRGLEMQKAAFNQEVNTKKAEAQLAYELQAAKEQQKIRLEEIEIEVVQRKKQITIEEKEIDRTEKELIATVKRPAEAEAYKMQQLAEGQKMKKVLTAQAEAEKIRRIGEAEAGSIEAIGKAEAEKMRLKAEAYQHYGDAAKTALVLEALPKIAAKVAAPLARTNEIVILSGDGGRVTGEVNRLLAELPVSVNALTGVDLMKIPLLQKMINPQA; this is encoded by the exons GATAACCCTTGAGATTATGACCCTGCAGCCCAAGTGTGAGGATGTAGAGACAGCGGAGGGTGTAGCTATTACTGTCACTGGGGTGGCACAGGTAAAGCACCTACCTACTGTACCACACCTACCTTCTGAGAATGGACTGGAATGCCTCTTTCAGCTCAAG GTGAAGGTGATGGTAGACAATGAGCTGCTGGGCTATGCCTGTGAACAGTTCCTGGGGAAATCTGTGATCGAGATAAAGAGTGTCATTCTGCAGACCCTGGAGGGTCATCTACGCTCTATCCTTG GTACTCTGACGGTAGAGCAGATCTACCAAGACAGAGACAGGTTTGCTGCTCTTGTGCGGGAGGTGGCAGCGCCTGATGTGGGCCGCATGGGCATCGAGATCCTCAGCTTCACCATCAAG GATGTATATGATAAAGTGGAGTACCTGAGTTCCCTGGGGAAGAGTCAGACGGCCGCAGTACAGAGAGATGCCGATATTGGAGTGgccgaggcagagagagacgcgGGAATCAGG GAAGCAGATTGTAAGAAAGAGATGATGGACGTCAAGTTCCAAGCAGACACCAAGATGGCCGATTCAAAACGAGGGCTGGAGATGCAGAAGGCTGCTTTCAATCAAGAAGTCAACACGAAG AAAGCAGAAGCCCAGCTGGCCTACGAGCTGCAGGCTGCCAAGGAGCAGCAGAAGATCCGTTTGGAGGAGATCGAGATCGAGGTGGTTCAGAGGAAGAAGCAGATCACCATCGAGGAGAAGGAGATTGACCGCACAGAAAAGGAGCTCATCGCCACAGTCAAGAGGCCGGCTGAGGCTGAGGCCTACAAGATGCAGCAGCTGGCCGAGGGACAGAA GATGAAGAAGGTGCTGACTGCCCAGGCAGAGGCAGAGAAGATCCGTCGTATCGGTGAGGCAGAGGCCGGTTCCATAGAGGCTATAGGGAAGGCTGAGGCTGAGAAGATGAGGCTGAAGGCTGAGGCCTACCAGCATTATGGAGATGCTGCAAAGACTGCTCTCGTCCTAGAGGCCCTGCCTAAG ATTGCTGCCAAGGTTGCGGCACCCCTGGCCCGGACCAATGAGATCGTCATCCTGAGCGGGGACGGTGGCCGTGTGACCGGCGAGGTGAACCGCCTATTAGCTGAGCTCCCTGTGTCCGTCAACGCACTCACAGGGGTGGACCTGATgaag ATCCCTTTGCTTCAGAAGATGATCAACCCTCAAGCATAA